In Clostridia bacterium, the DNA window ACCAGCGTAGTGCTCTTGATTACCGTTTACACCTTTGTCCTGGGCGTATTGAGCAACGATTTCATCACCCGGTACCTGCCGTAGCAAAGCTCCTACTGGATTTCACGGCTGATTGAAGTCTCCGTTTTGATCATTGCTTTCAAAATTATCAGGAACAGCAGCTTGAGCTGGAAAGATTTTGGTCTCAACACCATCAGGGCTAAGCAATCTATCGTGGAATCGGTGGTCATTTCTTTCCTGGTGGTGGGGCTCTTATGTGCAGGCAAGTATGTCCTGATGAATCTTTACCCGGAAAGGTTCCCGCACCGGTACATCATGTCCTGGGAACATTTTGACTATACGTACATCACTTACTTAGTGATAGCACCCCTTCAGGAATTCATCACCCGGGGTGTGGTCCAGACCTCTTTGCAGCGCCTGCTGGTGGGACGCCACCTGGTACTTCTGGCTATTATGATTACTTCTTTCCTGTTCGGGTCCCTGCATGTCTTCTCTTCTTTCTATTTGGGACTGACCGCCACCCTGACCGGCTGGCTGTGGGGCTGGATGTATTACCGGCACCAGAATCTCATTGGGGTGAGCATTGCCCATTTCCTCATCGGCAACTTGACCGGGCTCATGGGATTGTGGCTGGTATTTTAATCCGGAAGGAAGGTTCAAACACCACATGTTCAGTAAGCTGAAATATGCCGTCTACCGCATTCTTTTCATGATCTACGGTGTCTTTTGTATGGTAACCTTTGGCTTGGG includes these proteins:
- a CDS encoding CPBP family intramembrane metalloprotease, whose product is MSWKDFGLNTIRAKQSIVESVVISFLVVGLLCAGKYVLMNLYPERFPHRYIMSWEHFDYTYITYLVIAPLQEFITRGVVQTSLQRLLVGRHLVLLAIMITSFLFGSLHVFSSFYLGLTATLTGWLWGWMYYRHQNLIGVSIAHFLIGNLTGLMGLWLVF